The proteins below come from a single Asanoa ferruginea genomic window:
- a CDS encoding sensor domain-containing diguanylate cyclase, with protein sequence MDHERIVRDVTARLTRASSVEEACRVTVTTLSAHTGAMTAALLPVRDHLRSVAAAGSWHVFTTVQPGRGVSGRAFRTGQTQTVTSPEDDPDYIPLNAPDVRLEVCAPFMDNDGQTTGVLNVEWRTEADVESARLIVEAIAECLGDRITRLGGPPAETRSEKLLRHAGALTAAISEWELMAAANDAARDVSGLSAAVLVVRDDQRMRLGMPTYLPEEFEAKLRDVMALFPESALQELVDIAHSHGSSYTLGETGHRVPHVYRPLIDAGVATLIAVPVGPADTGGVMLIADETNTEPDPSTVNLMELLAAQAWACLDRLRTLSQLQELAMSDPLTGLRHQVPFGERIRTATPGRTALLAIDIDQFKVINDTYGHQEGDAVLVAVARALQNGLRHVDELFRLGGDEFVAVLEVRNPSEAMNIAERLAEATRAIGRTVSIGVAMVDDDEPPERALRRADAALYSVKRDGRDGTRLAA encoded by the coding sequence CTGGATCACGAACGCATCGTCCGCGACGTGACGGCGCGCCTGACCCGGGCCTCGTCTGTCGAAGAAGCATGCCGGGTGACTGTTACCACGCTCAGTGCCCACACGGGCGCGATGACGGCTGCTCTGCTACCGGTGCGTGACCATCTACGTTCTGTCGCCGCTGCCGGTTCCTGGCACGTCTTCACCACCGTGCAACCAGGGCGCGGTGTGTCCGGTCGCGCCTTCCGCACCGGCCAGACCCAGACCGTCACCTCCCCGGAGGACGACCCCGACTACATCCCGCTCAACGCGCCGGACGTACGCCTGGAGGTCTGCGCTCCGTTCATGGACAACGACGGGCAGACCACCGGTGTGCTCAACGTCGAGTGGCGCACCGAGGCCGACGTCGAATCCGCCCGGCTCATCGTCGAGGCGATCGCCGAATGCCTCGGCGACCGGATCACCCGACTCGGCGGCCCACCGGCCGAGACCCGCAGCGAGAAGCTGCTCCGGCACGCCGGTGCGCTGACCGCCGCGATCAGCGAGTGGGAGTTGATGGCCGCCGCCAACGACGCCGCTCGCGACGTCTCCGGCCTGTCGGCCGCCGTCCTGGTCGTCCGCGACGACCAGCGGATGCGCCTGGGCATGCCGACCTACCTACCCGAGGAGTTCGAGGCCAAGCTGCGCGACGTGATGGCCCTGTTCCCCGAGTCGGCGCTGCAGGAACTGGTCGACATCGCACACTCGCACGGCTCCTCCTACACCCTCGGCGAGACCGGGCACCGGGTGCCACACGTCTACCGCCCGCTGATCGACGCCGGCGTGGCGACCCTCATCGCGGTGCCGGTCGGCCCGGCCGACACCGGCGGCGTGATGCTGATCGCCGACGAGACCAACACCGAACCGGACCCGTCGACGGTCAACCTGATGGAACTGCTCGCCGCACAGGCGTGGGCCTGCCTGGACCGCCTGCGTACCCTGTCTCAGCTCCAGGAATTGGCGATGTCCGACCCGCTGACCGGGTTGCGGCACCAGGTCCCGTTCGGCGAGCGGATCCGCACCGCGACCCCCGGCCGCACGGCGCTGCTGGCCATCGACATCGACCAGTTCAAGGTCATCAACGACACCTACGGGCACCAGGAGGGCGACGCCGTCCTGGTCGCGGTCGCCCGCGCCCTTCAGAACGGCCTGCGCCACGTCGACGAGCTGTTCCGCCTGGGCGGCGACGAGTTCGTGGCGGTCCTCGAGGTGCGCAACCCCAGCGAGGCGATGAACATCGCCGAGCGGCTGGCCGAGGCGACCCGCGCGATCGGCCGCACAGTGAGTATCGGAGTGGCGATGGTCGACGACGACGAGCCGCCGGAGCGCGCGCTGCGCCGGGCCGACGCGGCGCTCTACAGCGTCAAGCGCGACGGCCGCGACGGCACCCGGCTGGCCGCCTGA
- a CDS encoding penicillin-binding protein encodes MRRRDHNIFANAASLIICGVLAGVVVAAAAFPAVAMSGLAAKAGVETFDKLPTELTLKRPPQISYIYASDGKKPLATMYDENRRDVDLKDMSKFMQDAIIAAEDHNFYKHNGVDIKGIGRAFVANNQAGETAQGASTLTMQYVRLAIAYSATDPQDVVAATEDTPQRKIREMRYALQIDKELGKAEILERYLNTAPFGAGAYGVYAASQVYFSKEPKNLTIEEAALLAGMVKAPSEFDPTTQDGYPQAVARRNYVIDNMFEIGAITAEQRDKAKAVKLTVKGKRAPNGCVATTKNSWGFFCDFFYRWWMDQESFGATTYDRERRLKSGGYKIITSLDAGVQDAAKANVEQYYKTGKNHPNALMVAAIEPGTGYVRALAVNRNYKLDPTDKPQNGISTDPAKKKRKVRGTYPNTTNPLLTGGGDITGYQAGSTFKIFTLVAALEKGFPLSYTIKAEPVFKSKYIVEFNGPSACPGTNKYCPQNASASMAGVHDMWSGFGASVNTFFVPLEQAAGAANVVDAAKRMGIKFRAKSDAVIANNRDGADQWGAFTLGVSATTPLDLANAYATLAADGRYCEPNPVQAIIAPDGAKLDVAAPRCRKAVDQEVARAAVDAARCPLGDSSSKSRCRGATARAVHDIVGYPVAGKSGTTDSEKTASLVTMTKQLAVAGIMADPDWAETTHNMEHDIVNPAVYETLRDGMKAMKAPKKNFTPPSNTKMIEGDQRSIPNVECQSVDAARSRLEGAGFEVDVDRTTPIDSKCPEGTAAGTSPDGRTIKGGVVVIQVSNGKGAGGPGNGPGGTGPPRRPGG; translated from the coding sequence ATGCGGCGGCGTGACCACAACATTTTCGCCAACGCGGCATCGCTGATCATCTGTGGCGTCCTGGCCGGGGTGGTCGTGGCGGCCGCGGCGTTCCCCGCTGTCGCGATGTCGGGCCTGGCGGCCAAGGCGGGCGTCGAGACCTTCGACAAGCTGCCGACCGAGCTGACCCTCAAGCGCCCACCGCAGATCAGCTACATCTACGCCAGCGACGGCAAGAAGCCCCTGGCCACGATGTATGACGAGAACCGGCGCGACGTCGATCTCAAAGACATGTCCAAGTTCATGCAGGACGCGATCATCGCCGCCGAGGACCACAACTTCTACAAGCACAACGGCGTCGACATCAAGGGCATCGGCCGGGCGTTCGTGGCCAACAACCAGGCCGGCGAGACCGCACAGGGCGCCTCGACGCTCACCATGCAATACGTCCGGCTGGCGATCGCCTACTCCGCGACCGACCCCCAGGACGTGGTCGCCGCGACGGAAGACACGCCGCAGCGCAAGATCCGCGAGATGCGCTACGCCCTCCAGATCGACAAAGAGCTGGGCAAGGCCGAGATCCTCGAGCGCTATCTCAACACCGCGCCGTTCGGTGCCGGCGCCTACGGCGTCTACGCCGCGAGCCAGGTCTACTTCTCCAAGGAGCCCAAGAACCTCACCATTGAAGAGGCCGCACTGCTGGCCGGCATGGTGAAGGCGCCGTCGGAGTTCGACCCGACCACCCAAGACGGCTACCCGCAGGCCGTCGCGCGCCGCAACTACGTCATCGACAACATGTTCGAGATCGGCGCGATCACCGCCGAGCAGCGCGACAAGGCCAAGGCGGTCAAGCTCACCGTCAAGGGCAAGCGGGCACCCAACGGTTGCGTGGCCACCACCAAAAACAGCTGGGGCTTCTTCTGCGACTTCTTCTACCGCTGGTGGATGGATCAGGAGTCGTTCGGCGCGACGACCTATGACCGTGAGCGGCGGCTGAAGAGCGGCGGCTACAAGATCATTACCTCGCTCGACGCCGGCGTCCAGGACGCCGCGAAGGCCAATGTCGAGCAATACTACAAAACTGGCAAAAACCATCCCAATGCGCTGATGGTCGCGGCGATCGAGCCCGGCACCGGCTACGTGCGGGCGCTGGCGGTCAACCGCAACTACAAGCTCGACCCCACCGACAAGCCGCAGAACGGGATCTCGACCGACCCGGCGAAGAAGAAGCGCAAGGTCCGGGGCACCTATCCCAACACCACCAACCCGCTGCTGACCGGTGGCGGTGACATCACCGGCTACCAGGCGGGCTCGACGTTCAAGATCTTCACCCTGGTCGCGGCGCTGGAGAAGGGCTTCCCGCTCAGCTACACGATCAAAGCGGAGCCGGTCTTCAAGTCGAAATACATCGTCGAATTCAATGGGCCGAGCGCCTGTCCGGGCACCAACAAATACTGTCCACAGAACGCCAGCGCGAGCATGGCCGGCGTGCACGACATGTGGTCCGGCTTCGGCGCCTCGGTCAACACGTTCTTCGTGCCGCTCGAGCAGGCGGCCGGCGCGGCCAATGTGGTCGACGCCGCCAAGCGGATGGGCATCAAGTTCCGCGCCAAGAGCGACGCCGTGATCGCCAACAACAGGGACGGCGCCGACCAGTGGGGCGCCTTCACGCTGGGCGTCTCGGCCACGACCCCGCTCGACCTGGCCAACGCCTACGCGACGCTGGCGGCCGACGGCAGATACTGCGAGCCCAACCCGGTGCAGGCGATCATCGCCCCAGACGGCGCCAAGCTCGACGTCGCCGCACCGCGCTGCCGCAAGGCTGTTGACCAGGAGGTCGCCCGCGCGGCCGTCGACGCGGCCCGGTGCCCGCTCGGCGACAGTTCCTCGAAGTCACGCTGCCGGGGCGCCACCGCCCGGGCGGTGCACGACATCGTGGGCTACCCGGTGGCTGGCAAGTCCGGCACCACCGACAGTGAGAAGACCGCGTCGCTGGTCACGATGACCAAGCAGCTCGCCGTCGCCGGCATCATGGCCGACCCCGACTGGGCCGAGACGACGCACAACATGGAGCACGACATCGTCAACCCGGCGGTCTACGAGACGCTGCGCGACGGCATGAAGGCGATGAAGGCGCCGAAGAAGAACTTCACCCCGCCCAGCAACACCAAGATGATCGAGGGCGACCAGCGTTCGATCCCCAACGTCGAGTGCCAGTCGGTCGACGCGGCCCGATCCAGGCTCGAGGGCGCCGGCTTCGAGGTCGACGTCGACCGCACGACGCCGATCGACTCCAAGTGCCCGGAGGGCACCGCCGCGGGCACCTCGCCCGACGGCCGCACGATCAAGGGCGGCGTCGTGGTCATCCAAGTGAGCAACGGCAAGGGTGCCGGCGGTCCCGGCAACGGCCCCGGTGGCACCGGTCCACCGCGGCGCCCAGGAGGCTGA
- a CDS encoding WhiB family transcriptional regulator, whose product MGMITDWPTLAACQNGDPDALFVQGAEQNVAKRICRSCPVRYECLADALDNRIEFGVWGGMTERERRALLRRHPQVASWRKMFEAALRNKDKSLVTAG is encoded by the coding sequence ATGGGCATGATCACAGACTGGCCGACGTTGGCGGCATGCCAGAACGGGGACCCGGACGCGCTTTTCGTGCAGGGCGCTGAGCAGAACGTGGCGAAGCGGATCTGCCGGAGTTGCCCGGTGCGGTATGAGTGCCTGGCCGACGCGCTGGACAACCGCATCGAGTTCGGCGTCTGGGGTGGCATGACCGAGCGCGAGCGCCGGGCCTTGCTGCGACGCCATCCGCAGGTGGCGAGCTGGCGCAAGATGTTCGAGGCCGCGCTGCGCAACAAGGACAAGTCGCTGGTCACGGCTGGCTGA
- a CDS encoding ArsA family ATPase, whose protein sequence is MSSDQHPPRLDIDRILSDPGVRIVVCCGSGGVGKTTTAAALALRAAEQHGRRTVVLTIDPARRLAQSLGLTELDNTPRPVKGVGEGTDGSLHAMMLDMKRTFDEVVLAHTDPAKAAEIFANPFYQAMSSTFSGTQEYMAMEKLGHLHAQGEWDLIVVDTPPSRSALDFLDAPARLGRFLDGRMLRLLLAPARAGGRSVFGLVTASFGVFSRVVQKVLGAQLLTDLSGFVAALDSMFGGFRQRAEQTFQILQAPETAFLVVATPEKDAIREAAYFARRLGEERMPLAGLVVNRVHGTQVPQLSAEASLAAAAAFADAGEQAPTADALRIHAALAALADRERAVTAGFAAEFPEVATVSVTAQPADVHDIDGLRMIGSAISQP, encoded by the coding sequence GTGTCATCGGATCAACACCCGCCGCGGCTCGACATCGACCGGATCCTGAGCGACCCGGGCGTCCGCATCGTGGTCTGTTGCGGCTCGGGTGGAGTCGGCAAGACCACGACGGCTGCCGCCCTCGCCCTGCGGGCCGCTGAGCAGCACGGCCGGCGCACCGTCGTGCTCACCATCGACCCCGCCCGCAGGCTGGCCCAGTCGCTCGGCCTGACCGAGCTCGACAACACCCCTCGCCCGGTCAAGGGCGTCGGCGAGGGCACCGACGGCTCGCTGCACGCGATGATGCTCGACATGAAGCGCACCTTCGACGAGGTGGTGCTCGCGCACACCGACCCGGCGAAGGCGGCGGAGATCTTCGCCAACCCCTTCTACCAGGCGATGAGCTCGACCTTCTCGGGCACGCAGGAATACATGGCGATGGAGAAGCTGGGCCACCTGCACGCACAGGGCGAGTGGGACCTGATCGTGGTCGACACCCCACCGTCACGGTCGGCGCTCGACTTTCTCGACGCTCCGGCCCGGCTGGGCCGGTTTCTCGACGGTCGGATGCTGCGCCTGCTGCTGGCACCGGCCCGGGCCGGCGGGCGCAGCGTGTTCGGCCTGGTCACAGCGTCGTTCGGGGTGTTCTCACGGGTCGTACAAAAAGTGCTTGGCGCGCAGCTTTTGACTGATTTGTCAGGCTTTGTCGCCGCGCTCGACTCGATGTTCGGCGGCTTCCGGCAGCGCGCCGAGCAGACCTTCCAGATCCTCCAGGCGCCCGAGACGGCGTTCCTCGTCGTGGCCACGCCGGAGAAGGACGCCATCCGGGAGGCGGCCTACTTCGCCCGCCGGCTCGGCGAGGAGCGGATGCCGCTGGCCGGGCTCGTGGTCAACCGGGTGCACGGCACCCAGGTGCCGCAACTGAGCGCCGAGGCCAGCCTCGCCGCCGCGGCCGCCTTCGCCGACGCCGGCGAGCAGGCACCCACCGCCGACGCGTTGCGCATCCACGCCGCGCTGGCGGCGCTGGCCGACCGGGAACGCGCGGTGACGGCCGGCTTCGCGGCCGAGTTCCCCGAGGTCGCCACGGTCTCCGTAACCGCACAGCCCGCCGATGTCCACGACATCGACGGGCTGCGGATGATCGGCTCGGCTATCAGCCAGCCGTGA
- a CDS encoding ArsA-related P-loop ATPase, producing MTRSAPTGRRADLWPARLHVVTGKGGTGKTTVAAALALALAAGGRRTLLVEVEGRQGVAQLFGTPPLPYEERRITAAAGGGEVRVLAIDAEEALLEYLEMFYRLGAAGRALRRLGAIDFATTIAPGLRDVLLTGKVKEATTRTSGGHRVYDAVVVDAPPTGRIGRFLNVTAETAKLAKVGPIKTQSDGVQALLRSPMTAVHVVTLLEEMPVQETVDAIDELNRLRIPVGHVIVNEAQTPLVAAGKVSQAELRRGLTAAGLPTDKATVTGLFAEVKNHLTRQELEDSLRGDLVELGRPVLELPLLSAGVDREGLDVLAAALLAAPTP from the coding sequence GTGACCAGATCCGCCCCGACCGGCCGACGCGCTGACCTGTGGCCCGCGCGGCTGCATGTGGTGACCGGGAAGGGTGGCACCGGCAAGACCACCGTGGCCGCCGCGCTCGCGCTGGCGCTGGCCGCCGGTGGGCGCCGCACGTTGCTCGTCGAGGTCGAGGGTCGCCAGGGCGTCGCCCAGCTTTTCGGCACCCCGCCGCTGCCCTACGAGGAGCGGCGGATCACCGCGGCGGCCGGCGGCGGCGAGGTGCGGGTGCTGGCCATCGACGCCGAGGAAGCGCTGCTCGAATACCTCGAGATGTTCTACCGGTTGGGCGCCGCCGGGCGGGCGCTGCGCCGGTTGGGCGCGATCGACTTCGCCACGACCATCGCGCCCGGCCTGCGCGACGTGCTGCTCACCGGCAAGGTCAAAGAGGCGACAACCAGAACCTCCGGCGGGCATCGGGTGTACGACGCGGTCGTGGTCGACGCCCCACCGACGGGCCGGATCGGCCGATTCCTCAACGTGACCGCGGAGACCGCCAAGCTCGCCAAGGTCGGGCCGATCAAGACCCAGAGCGACGGCGTCCAGGCCCTGCTCCGCTCCCCGATGACCGCTGTGCATGTGGTCACACTTCTCGAGGAGATGCCGGTCCAGGAGACGGTCGACGCGATCGACGAGCTCAACCGGCTGCGCATCCCGGTCGGGCACGTGATCGTCAACGAGGCTCAGACACCGCTGGTGGCCGCCGGCAAGGTGTCGCAGGCCGAGCTGCGCCGCGGTTTGACGGCCGCCGGGCTGCCCACCGACAAGGCCACGGTCACCGGCCTCTTCGCCGAGGTGAAGAACCATCTGACCCGTCAGGAGCTGGAAGATTCGCTCCGCGGCGACCTCGTCGAGCTGGGTCGGCCGGTGCTGGAGCTGCCCCTGTTGAGCGCTGGCGTCGACCGGGAGGGGCTCGACGTTCTCGCCGCTGCTCTGTTGGCTGCTCCGACCCCATAA